A single genomic interval of Lathyrus oleraceus cultivar Zhongwan6 chromosome 7, CAAS_Psat_ZW6_1.0, whole genome shotgun sequence harbors:
- the LOC127102715 gene encoding REF/SRPP-like protein At1g67360 gives MEKPTNAKGETTSNSINAPFKPRVFVDEATHKFNEHALTIVKKLSNKTKTLIQKVTYEAMKAVNVAQFEGPREFVEYVATESKNLLLINSMKLWDGLNKFPSLHAATKMVIPTSAHWSKKYNHVIKAMDEKVYKFVGDLPLIHIDDISKAFKQWKVNLKGDGVSLEKKLE, from the exons ATGGAGAAGCCGACGAATGCCAAAGGAGAAACTACCTCAAATTCTATCAATGCTCCGTTCAAGCCACGAG TATTTGTGGATGAAGCCACTCACAAGTTCAACGAACATGCTCTTACTATTGTTAAGAAGCTTTCAAACAAAACCAAAACTTTGATTCAGAAAGTGACATATGAAGCAATGAAAGCTGTGAATGTGGCTCAATTTGAAGGGCCACGGGAATTTGTGGAATATGTTGCTACAGAATCTAAGAATTTGCTGCTAATAAATTCAATGAAGTTGTGGGATGGACTCAACAAATTTCCATCTTTACATGCAGCTACAAAAATGGTGATTCCCACCTCCGCTCACTGGTCTAAGAAATACAACCATGTAATCAAGGCCATGGATGAAAAGGTCTATAAGTTTGTTGGTGATTTGCCTTTGATACATATTGATGATATATCTAAAGCATTTAAGCAATGGAAAGTTAACTTAAAAGGAGATGGAGTTTCACTGGAAAAGAAATTAGAATAA